Proteins found in one Prochlorothrix hollandica PCC 9006 = CALU 1027 genomic segment:
- a CDS encoding Sll0314/Alr1548 family TPR repeat-containing protein, with protein MALPFARPLSTALSRSLGHKITRSLAQTLGTLALVLNICVPFASAGDPFRSTEPQPIGEHTEAAFDAMFENGDYATAMEHLEMAQSTEAGEPLVYAMLAAISYLDQDWSQVSAYTRQTLTAAEALQPTSPLRGHLYTAIGHFMEGAYALSPAGEGSLRGVPTALNKLQEVYGSLNAAKAINANDPELNLIQGFMDLQIAVNLPLATPKKAIQRLETTAAPRFLADWGIALAYRDLNQLPDALTRVNAALDNSGNLNPQLYHLRAQVLRKQGEGGNAALFDQARQDFELALTKADQLPKAIAADIGYEYCRNQITIDQVDRDCGAFRQKIRQEPGTWGPASLPSLDGG; from the coding sequence ATGGCTTTACCCTTTGCCCGCCCCCTTTCCACCGCCCTAAGCCGTTCCCTAGGGCATAAAATCACCCGTTCCCTCGCCCAAACCCTGGGAACCTTAGCCTTAGTCCTAAATATCTGTGTTCCCTTTGCCAGTGCTGGGGATCCCTTCCGTAGTACTGAACCCCAACCCATTGGCGAACACACCGAAGCCGCCTTTGATGCCATGTTTGAAAATGGGGACTATGCCACCGCCATGGAGCACTTGGAGATGGCCCAATCCACAGAAGCCGGAGAACCCTTGGTTTATGCCATGTTGGCAGCTATTTCCTACCTCGATCAAGACTGGAGCCAGGTTAGTGCCTATACTCGCCAAACCCTGACGGCGGCTGAGGCACTGCAACCCACCAGTCCCCTCCGGGGCCATCTCTATACCGCCATTGGCCATTTCATGGAAGGAGCCTATGCCCTATCGCCAGCGGGGGAGGGTTCGCTGCGGGGGGTTCCCACGGCCCTCAATAAGCTCCAGGAGGTGTATGGATCCTTGAACGCAGCTAAGGCGATTAATGCCAACGATCCAGAATTGAACTTAATTCAGGGATTTATGGATTTACAAATCGCCGTCAATCTACCCTTAGCCACTCCCAAAAAAGCGATTCAGCGACTGGAAACCACGGCGGCACCCCGGTTTTTAGCAGATTGGGGCATTGCCCTCGCCTACCGGGATCTCAATCAATTACCCGATGCCCTGACGCGGGTCAATGCGGCCCTGGATAATAGCGGTAACCTCAACCCCCAGCTTTACCATCTGCGGGCACAGGTGTTGCGTAAACAGGGGGAAGGGGGTAATGCAGCTCTGTTTGATCAAGCCCGCCAGGATTTTGAACTGGCGTTGACGAAGGCGGATCAGTTACCCAAAGCGATTGCAGCGGATATTGGCTATGAGTATTGTCGCAACCAAATCACCATCGACCAAGTCGATCGCGATTGCGGAGCCTTTCGCCAAAAAATTCGCCAAGAACCGGGCACTTGGGGACCGGCATCCCTACCCAGCTTGGATGGGGGCTGA
- the clpP gene encoding ATP-dependent Clp endopeptidase proteolytic subunit ClpP, translated as MIPIVVEESGRGERAFDIYSRLLRERIIFLGQPVDSDVANLIVAQMLFLEADDPDKDIYLYINSPGGSVSAGLGIFDTMNHISPDVATVCLGLAASMGAFLLAAGTAGKRTSLPHSRIMIHQPIGGAQGQATDIEIQAQEILYTRSRLNQILADNTGQSLARIEEDTDRDFFMSAAEAQTYGLIDEVINRKPSSSRPLAAGI; from the coding sequence GTCGGGGAGAACGCGCCTTTGATATTTACTCCCGACTGCTGCGGGAGCGGATTATCTTTTTAGGTCAGCCCGTGGACTCGGATGTGGCTAATCTAATTGTGGCCCAGATGCTCTTTCTGGAGGCAGATGATCCGGACAAGGATATTTACCTCTACATCAATTCGCCGGGGGGATCGGTGAGCGCAGGTCTGGGGATTTTTGACACCATGAACCATATTTCCCCAGATGTGGCGACGGTTTGTCTTGGTTTAGCCGCCAGCATGGGAGCCTTTTTGCTAGCCGCTGGCACCGCCGGCAAGCGCACCAGCCTGCCCCACTCCCGCATCATGATTCACCAGCCCATTGGCGGTGCCCAGGGTCAGGCCACTGATATTGAAATCCAGGCCCAGGAAATTCTCTATACCCGTAGCCGCCTCAACCAAATCCTAGCGGACAATACGGGTCAGTCCTTAGCCCGCATTGAAGAGGACACCGATCGCGACTTCTTCATGTCCGCCGCCGAAGCCCAAACCTATGGTCTCATTGATGAGGTCATTAACCGCAAACCCTCCAGCAGTCGGCCCCTAGCGGCTGGAATCTAG
- a CDS encoding ABC transporter ATP-binding protein: MLYLNNISYHPPASPRPILQNLNLVLESQQLGLVVGVSGAGKTTFLEIMAGLAESTSGQILWREQILTSADLQQLGGLVFQFPERHFCGSTLLEELRLGHPELSSDRVTEALTEVGLETLSLQASPHELSGGQQRRLALAVQLIRQPYLLLLDEPTAGLDWSMRQQLVNLLSRLKAHWTLLIVTHDPSDLLPIADRCWTLEKGQLMDNHGVIAKT; encoded by the coding sequence ATGCTTTATCTCAATAATATTAGCTACCATCCCCCTGCCAGTCCTCGGCCCATTTTGCAGAATCTCAACCTTGTGCTGGAGTCCCAACAGTTGGGGCTAGTGGTGGGGGTCAGCGGGGCCGGTAAGACGACCTTCCTGGAGATTATGGCGGGTTTAGCGGAGTCCACCAGTGGCCAGATTCTTTGGCGGGAACAGATCTTAACCAGTGCTGATCTGCAACAGTTGGGGGGGTTGGTGTTTCAATTTCCCGAACGCCATTTTTGTGGTAGTACCTTGCTGGAAGAGCTACGCCTGGGCCATCCGGAGTTAAGCAGCGATCGCGTGACGGAAGCCCTCACGGAAGTGGGCCTGGAGACCCTATCCCTCCAAGCCTCTCCCCATGAACTCAGTGGAGGGCAGCAGCGTCGCCTCGCCTTGGCGGTGCAGTTGATCCGGCAACCCTATCTGCTGTTGTTGGATGAACCGACGGCGGGTTTGGATTGGTCGATGCGCCAACAGTTAGTTAATTTACTCAGTCGCCTCAAAGCCCATTGGACGCTGTTAATTGTCACCCACGATCCATCGGATTTGTTGCCGATCGCCGATCGCTGTTGGACTCTGGAAAAAGGTCAACTGATGGATAATCATGGGGTGATTGCCAAGACCTAG